DNA sequence from the Paenibacillus physcomitrellae genome:
GTTGTCCTGCGGGCTGCATCCAGCAGCTGCAGATTCTTTAGCAGCGGATCATCCGTCATCAAGGCCAACTCTTCCGGCGAGCCTTGAAGAAATACACCTTGGCTTTGATCCAGAAGCGTAAGCCGGCTGTCCAATGTGAAGGACAGAGCGTTTCCGGCCGCGTCCGTGTAGGCATAAGGTTTTTTCGGGAACCAGCCGGCGCTGTTCAGCGCAGTACCATCCGGCTCCTTTCTTTCTTGTACTCCGTAGATTGAGTATCCGTCATATTCCAAGACTACAACCGCCGGAATATAAAGCATAAACGCCTGCTGACCAAGAGGGTCGTCCGCAAGATTAAAATTCAGAAACAATGTCTTCAGCAGCGCATCCAGACCAGCCTGTTTATCTACCCGGAAATATTTATCTGAGGCATACCCCGCTTCGTAGGACGGCTGCTCGTTTATATCGAGCCGACTTGCCCCATCCTGAACCGCTGTTCTTAAAACCGAGTTATATCGTTGTTCCAGCAGGAATACCTCTCTAAGTTGATCAGTATGAACTGAAGAGATCCACAATAAAGGACTTGCCAGCAGGACAAACACAATCGCCCATTCAGTAATCTTCATTAAGCACCATTCCCCCATATTCCAGCGGTGCTGCCGAAGAAGCAAAGTCCTCCCCGTAAAGAAACCGATTCAGAATGCTGGAAGCCCGCTTGCTCTGATCTTGGAGCCGGACGTCAAAATAATCTCCTGCGCTCAGGTAATAGACTCTGGACTCCAACTTAGAGTTTGCCGGTTCAATCGGGAACAGCTGCTCCATAATTTCATCCCCGAAATGAGCTTCTTCATGTACGCTGAATTTTCCAAGGAAAGTCGCAGCATCGGCAGCATCTTCATACTCAGGCTGATATTTCTTGTGGCGGTGCTCCATCTCCAGCTCAAACCCTTCCATCATTGTCCCCAGCTCTCCAGTAAACTCGTTATACATTGAGGGAGTAATGTAGCCTTTAGTTCGTACCGCATCAACAAATTGCGCAACGATCCGGTAGGCGTTCAATTGGGAAAGATCCTCCTGCCGCTTCGTATTCTGCAGCATAGGGAAGCCGTAAAGCAGCAGGACAGCCAGCAAGGCGGCTGTTATTTTGGATAACACATTAGACAATCCATTCATTCCCTCCCGCTCATTGTGCTGTAAAACTGATCTCTTTCACTTGATTTAGATCGTTGTATTCGAAAGCCGCCGTATATAATTGCTCCAGACGAATACCATTTGCCGGCGCCGTCCATTCCGGATCGGAATACGGCTGAGGCTTAGGAAAAGTCATTCCGTTCACTGTAATCCTCACGTCCTCGCCTAAACTGTTTCTCCACATATAGAGGACCTGAGCGCCGGTATATGCAAAAAGGGAAACCTCATCACGGTCTTCTTCCGAATGAACATAAATGTTTAAAGCCTGATTATAATTAACGGTACTGGACGCCTTAACCGCATTGTCGGATATTTCCACTCCCCGCAGCATGGCCGTACAGGCTGCTATAAACAGGCTTAGGCTAATCGCTGTCCAAAGCAGATGTTTGACAGAGCTGAACAGCATGCCGTTTACCGGACCGATGTTTGGGTGAAAATAAGTCCGCGAACCACATTCGAGCTGTCCTTGACTACTTCTGCCTTAAATTTGCCGCTCGGATTCACGTATTCGCTGCTGGCTTCGTTCCAAGTGTTGCCGATATTCGCATTGCTTTCGGACGATACAGATCCATAGCTGGCGTTAGAAATATTCGAAACGTCAAGTACGGAGCCGTACCATTGACCGGCCATATTTTTACCGGTTTTCACCTCAATCCCGAATTGCACCTTGCCTTTGTATTTCCGAAGTGCATTGGTAACCTGTGAACCGCTGATCGTCGTTTCGTCATAAACGGTAAATGAGGCCTGAGCAAGCTCCGTTTGGATATCCGAGAAATTATTTTGAGCGGTTTTTGTTGCCTCCTGGGCGGAGATAAACAAAATAACAACGATCGTAATTAACGCGATGGTTAGGAAAATCCCAGCAGCCACCTTAAGTGCTGAAGATGCATTATTCATGTTTTTTTACCTGCCTTTTCTTATAATTTTTGAATTTGTTCATAATAAACGGTCATTTGGCTAAAGCTCATCCAGATCAAAGGAATAACCAAATACATAAATACAAGAGCGTACATAGGCGTAAATCCGATCGTTTTTCCGAGATTCGCTTTCATCTCCAGCGTCTTCTCATAATCCAGCTTTCGCTGCTCGAAGAAATACCCCATTTCACCATCAACGTCATCAAACGCCCGGTTGACTGGAATCTTGCTTACGGCCAGTACCAGCTTGTCCGCAAGTCTCTGGAATTCAGGCATCGACACATCCTGCTTCATTGCTTCAATAGCTTCCTCCGGCCCGTGTTCATAATGAAGCAGACATTTTTCGATCGGAGTTTTGAAAATAACAGCAAAAGAATTCAGCCATTCCATAATCTCTTCAACGGAAATCCGGTTCATCTCTCGTAAAATGAAAATGAGCGTATAAAATTGATAAATTTCATGCTTCATTTCCATCCTGCGGATTCTCCGCTGGAACTGGAGCAGCCAATACGGCCCATAATAAGCGCAAACGGCCGCTCCAAGCGCCGCAAGAACCTCCCATCCCCTTAAAACCTCCGACTTCCACTGACCCAGCTTGCCGGCAATACGGTTCACGGAATCATTCAGCTGATCTTTGGTTAGAGGTACTTCCGTATGCTTGGAAATGCTTCCAGCAATCTTTTCATACCCCGGATGTTTGATCATTCCCAATTCCTTCATAATTTCTTTATCAGTGGCTGCCTCGGCTGACAGTCTGGCCCTCTCCTGTTGATCCGGCGCTCCAAACAGCAGCTGAGTGGAATGGGCCCCGTTCAAGATATGCGTTCTAACGTTGGCATGCAGCACCAGAATCAAAGAGAACACCACTACAAAAGCTCCTGCAAAATAAACCAACCGGCGGACATAAAACCATTCCACCCTCATTTTGCTGAAGGTATCTCTAAGCAGTTCTGCATTCCGGACATAACTTTGAGATTTAGGATGGGGCAGGAAGGGCCGAATCAGCTTTCGGATGACTCTCCGCTCATAAAGCCGTTTCTCCCAGCTGGAAGCAAACTTCAAAGGACTGTACTCTTCTTCACTTTTTAATTTTTGCAGCAGCATGTAACAAATAAAAATAACCAGATAGATTACCATTTTTGTAAGCATGCCGTATTTGCCGGCATAAAAATCGTCCATCAGCGGAAAATTGCCCCTTGCCCACCGCTCAATCGGCTTGGTGAAAAAGAGCGGCGCAATCGCAATGACGTGCAATCCCTTTAATAGATAATCGAGTTTTGTCAGACGAAGCAGATCCAGATGAATTTCTTTGGCGAGTTCAGATAAAGCATTTAGAAATAGCGACCCGCCGCGGCTGACCTTGTCGCCATATTCCATGACCAAATAGGAAACTCCGGCAAATGTTTTTAGAAACCTTCCGGGATTCATTTCATAATAAACCTCCAGACTGCGCTCTGGTTCATGGGCGTTTAAAGCCTCATAGATACGGTAGCCGTGGGCAGAAATCTCCCTGCCGGCCTCCTCAGATGCCTCCCGGATCGCTTCATCCACCATACCGGAGCGGTGATAAGCATGACGGACGGCCGTAAACAAAGCATCAGTCTGCCCAAGCAGCCGGCGCTGAAGTTTGTTGGCATAAGCCTCCAGCAGCAGGCCGTTCATAACCGCCGCTGTAATCAGCAAAGTCATGAGATAAACGGGATCCGGATTCATCAGAAATAAAATGATGATTCCGCTGCTAATTAGTCCAAGCAGCCCGTATACCATCGCGGTTGTCCGCAGCCTGATCCGATATTCGTCCTGCTGCAGGCCTATACTCAGCCGGCTTCTAACCTTCAGCGTATATTGGCGAAGCAGCGGAATTTTCAGAAACAGCAGATAGGAACGCTGCAGCAGCAAATACAGGGCTGTTTTCCAGCGAAACTTCCCTTTGCCAGCGGGTGTTGCGCGGAGCGGAATATCGTTGTTCTTCCGCATAAGCTGGCCAAGGATGTTAACGGTGATAATGACCGCGGCAAATCCAGCCATACTCAGGCCAGACACCCAGTAAAGCAGTGTTTTAAGCTCCAAGCTGCTCCCCCCAGTGATCGGCCAGGAAACGGTCAAAACGAATCGCGTCTACCGGAACCATCTCCTTCTTCATTTCCTGCCAGGTCAACGCCGAAATCGCATCCTGCACTTTATATTTACCGTCAGTGTAGACCACAATATCTCTCGCTTCATATTGAGCCGACTGCCCCCATCGATCCGATTGAACAGAAACCGGCACACATTCCGTAATTCGTTCTATGTATCTGGTTCCATCCATGTTATGGCGCAAATGAACGTCAAAGTGAATGGCCCGGACTACCTGCTTCTCCGCCGTGAGCTCATCTCGAAACAAGCCGGCTTTAAGCAAGGAGTTGCGGAGCGAATGAATCAGATCCGCAAACGTTTTGGCATGATGGGTAAATACGGTGAACAAACTGGCCACCTGCGACATTTGGATCATCCATGCGGCCACTTCATCCGTCGCCACTTCTCCAAGGATATTGACGGCACCGTCGGTCTTCTTCTGAAGATCCAGCCCCTGTTGGCCGGATATATGATCCGTTTCCCGGAAGGTCAGAATATTCCGTTTCGGATACAATCTGCGAAGATGAAGTTCGAAAGACATCTCCTGAATACGCAGCGTATAGGAACCATAAATATATTTGATCATGGCCATCAGAAGCGTCGTTTTCCCCGCCCCTTGAGAACCTGTCACCGCAGTGATCCGGCCGCCTTTCATTAGAAATTGCAGCAGGGAAATTACCGTCTCCGCCCCTTCGCCCTTAATCAGCTGCTCCAGCGAAGCACTTCCGATATCAAATTTACGGACGAAGAAAGCCCAACTTTCGGCAAACGGCGGCCGAACCACCACAACTCTGGAGCCGTCCTTCATTTCATTCACTTTATAAGCTGAAGCTTCGGACAACTGGCCGGGCAGATTATATTTATAAATGTTTTGGCACACCCGCTTTAACTCTCCCTCAGAGCCAAAGGACAGGAAGGACAATCGGATCGATTTGCCTTTATAGAAAATCCATACGCTGTCAAAATTCCGTTCTTTGCTGTCTTCCAGCCCGTGGCCTTCTTCCGGGCCATGTTCGAGAACCTGCTGCACCGCAGCGTCGCTGCCGGTATAATCCGAACCGCTCACGCCACCGCTGACACCATCGATCCACTGATCTCTGATCTCATCCACGACTGAAAATCCTTTATACATCTGGTAGATCCGCTGAACAATCAGATCCAGCTTCTCTTTCTCATCAAGCTCTCTGTATTCCATGAAGAAGATATGGTTAATCTCCTCTTCATCAATCTCATATCTGAGGTCCCCCTCGGAGGCCTCGTCCAATTTGGGTGAATCCAGCTGGTATTCCTCGATCATGACGGACAGTGCCTTGTTCCCATGCCGCTGCTTATACAGATATAACAAGATTTCAAATCTGTCCTGCACACTCAGCTTCTCGCGTTCATCAAAGGGGATCATACGATTGATCATCCCGGAAGATAGAGGATAGCCGGATTCCAGAACATGGGTTATGTAGTTCTTGACAAATAACTTGTCCCGCAGATCACCGGATATACAGCCCTTAAGCGCTTGTCTCAGTTCAGCCCGCTGATTCCGTTTTCGTTTGTATTCCTCTTCGCTTAATCCATAATCATCGAGATGGTTGCGGCTTAGATCATGCAGTGACTCTTTGACGAAATTCAAGGCCTTTAGGATTTCATCCGTTTCCTTGGATCTGGCCGCGTACTCCTCATCTTGAAAGGCCTGTTGCTCAGTTCCTCTCCGGACGAACCAGATGCTTACTGAGCTTAAAAGCACAATGGCAAAGATCATCCAACCCACATCAATCATGGCATCACCTCCTCCATTTCCACTTTCGAAAGCCCGCCCTCCATCCGCATTTCATCCAACCGGGCAGTCAGGTTGCGAACAGCCGTCATGAAAGAGAAATTAGTCTGAGATTTCCTTAACGAACGCTGATTTCTGAGCATGAAAGCAAGGGCCTCCCCGTTATTCCAGGCATTCACATAATCCGTACAATGGGGAACGCCAATAATAGGCATCGCACCTCCAAATAATCGTTTGACATTTTTGACACTTAGAACCGAACTTTCATCGTAAGGATAAAGCACAATAAGATGCCTTCTATCCCCTGGCTGGTTTGAAAGAACGCGGTGATAATAACGCTGCAGGACCCCTCTGTTCTGACGGAGCACCACGATCTGTCTATCCTCTGGCTCAATGCCGCTTTGATGGAGCATCCATTCAGACCCTTGGATAAAGATACGGCTGTATTTCCCCGCAGCCTTCTGCCAAATTCGGCGGTATATCAGTTCCTTTGCGGCCAAACCTTGCCTTGCCGGAAACCCATGCCCGGAGGCAAGATCCAGCTGTCCCTTCAGAAGAGGCAAAGTATAATCCGAAACGTTGTCGCCGCTTAGTCGGCCGCTTTCCGCCAAACGAAATAAGGCGTCCATTCCCTCTTCAGCAACGATTTGTTCCCGGTGCATATCTGATTTGCCGGGTGACAGGAATCCCTGCTCGGCACCTTCTCCTTTGGAACCCAGGTGGACAAGTAGACTTGCGCCAAAACGGTTTAGTCCGGATTCCATGGCAGCTGCAGCGGCGATTTCAGGCGCTCCGAACGAATTTTCTCCGTCATAGATTAGGAATTTGCCCATACCTGCCTCCTTGCGCTGCTTCTGAACAAGCTTCGTGTCTTGACTATTCCGCTGCCCGCCATCCGGTCGGTCAGAGCTGTGATAGCTTTCTTATAACTACGCGACAGAGGTTTAATATGAAGAGCCCGGTTGTGTTCATTCTCCAGCTGAATCCCGTAATCCCGTTCATCCCAATGGACTTTGACCCCCTGCTCGTCCCATTTGACCGGCAGCTGCCGAATCATTTCTCTTATGTAAGATTCCTCAATCAAGCTTTCGACGTAACGAATAAAGACGATCCCGGCGGAAATGTCCTGCAAAGCGGGATATTTCGAGAATAGAAGCTTGAACCACTCTACACTGCGCTCAACAGCAAACCGTTCAAAGGCTGTCACCCAAACGATACCGGCGCTTGTTCTCCAGTCGGCCTCATCGCAAAACGTTAATTTTTCCAAATCATAAACTACAAAATCATAATCCTCGATTGTGCAGCCTTGGTCCTTTAAATAAACTTTTAGAGATTCTGCGGAAAAGAAACCACATGCCACATCAAAGCCGCAGTATTCGGTGATCGGTAATGATTGATCGGCTTGGCCGATCGAATAGCGGTAAATCTGCCGTTCCGTTCCATCTACCAGCAGCACTTTAGCACCCGCGGAAGCAAGAAGTCTGCATATATACAGCAGCAGATCGTGTTTATCACTTACCCCGGCATAAATCCAGCTTTTCATACGTTATTTCCTTTCTTGTTAGAATTAATTACCTGCCAGCTCTGTTTGAGGCGCATCCCATGGCGGCTCCGCCTCTTGATCCTCTTGCTGCAGGGAAGCCGCTGCAGTTGCTGCTGTTTCGGCTTGACTGCCTGCGAAGTTTAGGGCGTTTTGCTCGGACACGGTATTCAAGCTTTTCTCAAGTAAGTCTCTTGAAGCCTGCGATTTGAGATAAGTTTCCGCTTTGACCGCAATGTTCGGATCCCTGTCCAGCAGCTTCATTACCTGCTGATTAGCCGGGTAAGTCGGGATCGCCTTCTCCTGAAGCCCCGGTTCAACATAAGTGAGCGCGTAGATAGAGGCTTTGTGCAGGTAGGCGTCTACAATGGCGCTCGACAGCATCAAAATTTCGTGTTCATCCAGAGTAACCGTTAAGGTAGGTTTCTTAAGTTCATAAACCATCTTTTTGGATAATAAAATATAGTCCTCCCCCGTTGGGAACTGGATCCGGATGTCTACCATATCTCCTTTGTTAAGGGAAATCGGCAGCTGGACAAAACTCATTTCCCGGTTTCTTAAATCACCCGGAGTTGCCTCTTCCTGGAACAGTAGTGATTCGGTTATCAAGGTATTGGCATCAAGCTCTACCTTCGCTGTGCGACCTGCAATATTCTCGCTGGAAGCTATGAAATTGGCAGGTACAGAAGTTTTAGGAAGTTCTACGGGCACCAAATCATCCTGCTGAATCTTCTGACCTGCGGCGATTGCCCGACTGGGTACCCACCCCTTCATTAGCACGGCATTCGCTTCCTGTTTAAGACGCTCGACTTCAGCGCTGTATTGCTGCTGCAGCCTGCTTTTTTCCTTCGCTTGGCGCATTTCCGATTGAACGAACAGCCCGCTCAGAAGTAACGCGGAAACACAAACTCCCGCAGCAGCCCCGTATATGACGTGACGGGTTTTAGTTCTGATCCTGATCAATTGACTCTCACTCCCTGGTGTTGAGATTTAACCATCTGGCCTTCCATTTCCCCGGCCTCCATTTTCCCGTCTTCCATTGGGATGTACGACTTCGCTTCGGAAGCAGTGTTTCACAAATCCGTTCTGCCGCTTGAACCGTATGTTCACCGAGATGAAACGGATCCGGCTCCATCGGAAACGAATAAACCTTTGAATCCTTCAACATTTTGGCAAGCCGGTGAGTTACGTGAGCATCCGCTAATGGCGATACATAAACCCGTTTTCGGCCTGTAAATGCTGATAATCTTTGGTTACAGCTGCTGATTTCGCTCCTTCTCCAACTCCCGGCCGGGATGACGACAATCTGCAGATCCGCCCGTGCAAACTCTTCCAGGCTGTCCTTGGTCATCTGGGTGCCCATATCCATGAGGATTAATCCCTGACCGGACCCAAGCAGGCGCAGCCACTCTGTTCTGGAGGGTTTCTTGTAATAGGCTACACGCCCATGCTCCAAATGCCTTCCGGTAAAGCCGGAATCAGACCAATAAGATTGTAAACCGGCAACAGCCGAAGAACGTTCATTCCATTCCACATAGCTGACTCTGGTATAAAACCGGGATAAGGAATTGGCTAGCGCAAACGCCAAATGAGTCGTTCCTAGACCCGTGGACGCACCTGTAATTGCAACCAGGACTGGTCTGTCCCCTGGTTCCCCTCCTGCCCGACCGCTTATATAAGAAGGCTGCAGCTTTCGCAGCTCCTGCTTCGCCTCCAATGCCGTTTGAATCCTTTCCGCAGGTTCATAGCTGAGCAGCTTGCGAATCAGCTGAGCCAGACCTGGCGACAGCCCCTTCCAATCAAAGGTTTTGATATCTTTGGGCCACTGCGTATATCTGCCCTGTGAAGCCATATACAGCAGGATTGCGCCTAAGGCATATAAATCCGTACGGGCGTCGCTTTGCTTGCCCAAGTATTGCTCCGGCGCGGCAAACCCGACCGTGCCAAGCTGTATCGTATCTTCGTTAAGCTGGGGGTTATAGGCTCGGGCCGTGCCAAAATCAATAAACCGGATCTCCCGTCCGTGCTCGACCATCAAATTTGACGGCTTCAAATCTCTGTAAATGATGGGTGGTTCCCGCGTATGCAAATAGTGCAGACCGTCGCAGATTTGATCGGCGATGTGAAGCAGCTCCTCTTCCCTGACGGGGTTACCCTTTCGGATATGTTCTTCCAGGGTTGTGCCGACGATATAATCCATTACCAAGTACATATAGCCGCTCCGGTTCCCGCTGCTCCTTTCTGCAGCCCTGCCTGCTGTCCTTACTTCCAGCCCCTTCCCCCTCTCTTCTATTTCCCTATCTTCTTCGTTCCCTTCATCCGTCTGAAAAAAATCCACGATCCGCGGGAGCCTTGGATGATTCAAAGCAATCAGCATCCCTGTTTCCTCTTCCATCCGTCCGGTTCCCGCCGGGTCTGCCAAGGTCTGCTTAACCGCCCAAAGCTTTCCCGGAAGCTTCAAATCGCTTGCTACATAGACATGGCTGGCTCCCCCGCTTCCTGTATGCCGGACAATCCGGTAGCGGTTGGCAAGCAGCGTGCCGTTCTCCAGCAGCTCCGGTATCGGAGCCATAAAACATCCATCCTTTCAGACAACAAAAAAGGAAAGCCCCCAAACCTGAATACCTCCCGGTATTCGGTGTTTGGGATGCTTTCCCTTAACGGTTGTATAATTTTGGGATTATTATAAAACGCAGTCAGCCGTTCTGTAAACCCCTTTTTTAAGAAAAGAACTGTTCGATTCGTTAATGCCATTAATATTTAATCATATATAATGTGATTTCGTCCCGGTTATGAAACAGCTGTTTCGCTTGAATGATCTGCATGCGGGCATCCGTATACATTTCCTGAATTTCTTTGATCAAAGCGAGAGGTTTCTTGCTAAGCAGCTTGATCGTAACAACAGCCGTACCGCCCGGCACCAGGCTGTACAGCAAATCGATGACCAGTCTTGCCGTCAGCTTAGGGCTCCAGCTCATATCGCATACAAGCAGGTCAAATTGATTCTGTTCAAACGCTACACTGTCGGCATTTTTCTTGATATACGTCAAATTCGGATTCTTGAGCAATTCCGGGTTCATATCCGCCGGATCTACCGCCGTAACGGACAAGCCTCTTTCCAGCAGAAAGGAAGTCCATCCGCCTGGGGCAGCACCGATATCCAGTGCACGGCTGAATTCACTGAATGCGATTCCGAACGTCCGCTCAGCCTCCAGCAGCTTGAATTTGGCTCTGGAAATCTGCCCTTCCTCGCGCTGAAAGCGAACGGCACCGCCGTTCCAATCCGACAGATTGGCAGAAGGCGTCGAAACACCGGCATAAACGGCCTCCTCAGCCGCATAAATAGATAACACAAGATCGGCATCACGTACGACCAGCCGGATCTGCTCCGGCTCCGGATTCCAGCGTGCTTCAATTTGATCCTTCAACTCAAGCGCGCTGCCTTCCCAGAAGCTTTTGCCGCTCTTTCGGACCTGGACGGCAACGGCAACAGCCACCGCTTCCGTTTCTTTTCCAGGCAACGATGATTGTATTCTTTGGTGAGGTTCGCTGAACCCGTTATTCGCAAACTGCGCCACTTTCTGCGCCATTCCTTCTGGTGTATCGCCCGGCTCCAAACGTATTTCGGCCTGCACCGGGAACAGATGTCTTAGAAACATCAAAGGCGCTGTTTGCAGTTTAAGCAAAACCTGATCTGCGGAAGCCGGCAAAGTAACCAGCATCACTTCCCCCGATTCAAGAACCTGGCTTTTCAAGGTGCCAAACGTTCTGCGGAGTTCTTCCTGAGCGTAAGGAGAGAAGCCGTGATTGGCTGTACATATCCACCGTGACGACTGCTCCTCCATCTCTGTATGCGGTTCTTCCTTTGGCCGGTCTTCCCATTGCTCGTTCATATAAAATCGTTTCCTCCTGATGAACCTTTACTGCTGTTCATGTTCTGTTCATTGCACTATCCATTGCTCTGTTGACTGCACTATTCTTTGTTCTGCTGTTCTTTGCCATGGTGAAGGGCAATTTCATCCAGTCTTTCAAACGGCACCGGACAGCCGTGCAGAATGACATGCTCCGGTTTGTTCGTGTAAAGCATTTCATACATGCTGTTTCGCCCGTAAAGACTGGAAGTGTGTAAAAAGATTTCGTTGGCATAAAGCCCCTCGTTCACCATGGCCGCAACCACTTCAGCTCCGGTCATCTCTTCAGGGCCCATATCATAATCCAGCGATAAAATATCGACTTCCATCTCCCGAAGGATCTGCAGACATTCCTGCCCCGTACGTGCGAGCACAAAACCAGTTGGACAACGGCGCAAATCATCCATATATAAATGAATCAAATCCGTTCTTCCTTTCACAAGTTATTGCCGCCCTGCGGTCAGATGGCTGCCCAACCGTTGACAAGGCCTATATCCTCCCGGTAGGTCAGGTCCGCTCCAGGTTCAGTTTCCATGATGAGCGGCTTCCCCTCTAGCTCTCTGATCTTGATCAGCTCTTCTAAAGATCCGGCCCCAATAAAACCGCGCCCAACCCGGGCATGACGATCCCTGCGGCTGCCTGCCGGGTAGACGGAGTCGTTCAGATGCACACAATCGACCAGTTCCCAGAACCTTAGCTCCTGCCCTTTGGTTATAAGTGACTGTTCACCTGACCCGCCCCATATCCCGGCAGCAAAAGCATGGCAGGTATCCAGGCAGAAACCGACGCGTTCAGGCTGCTCGCAAAGCTTCCTGACCTGCAGCAGCTCTTCGAGAGTCATGCCCATATCTCCATGGTTGCCGGCTTGGTTTTCGATCAGGAGTTTGGCTTCTCCCTGCCAGCCGGAAAGGATACTATTTATACATTGTATAACATTTTTGTAACCTTGTAAGGGGTTTCTTTTCTTATATATGCCAAAATGGACAACAATTCCCTGAGAACCGCAAGCCTCCGCGATTTCCAAATCGTTGCGCAGAGAACTTACAGTTGTATCAAACAGATCCGGCTCCTCCTCCCGGCCGACAGCCAGATTGCTTGGATAAGGCGTATGGGCTACAGACAGCAAACCATGCTGCTCACAGAACGTTCTGCAAAGCTCGGCGTCTTTGGCATTCCAGGCTTTGACACCAAGGCTGCGGGGATTCTTCGGAAAATATTGAAAAGCCCGCGCGCCCTGTGCGAACGCTGTCTTAGCAGCTCCTGCATAACCGCTGCGGATGCTGTAATGCGCCCCTGCCCGAATCAGGGGTTTATTTGCCATGCTGGCAATTTGCGCAGTAAAACACCTTACGCGAGGCAAGCTCCGTTTTGACGATCGGATGACCGCAGCGTACGCAGGTTTCCCCTTCCCGGTCGTACACTTTGCACAAATCGTTAAAACCACCCGTCAGCTTGTCCTCGGCGGTTAAAGGCATCTCCATGTATCCTCCATGTTCAGCCGCATCCGTCAGAACCACCTTGACCGCCTGATACAGCTTGGCCAAATCCTGCTCATCCAAATCCTGCATCTTGACGTCAGGCCGCAGCTCGGCTGCAAAGGCAATCTCATCCGCATAACAGTTGCCGATACCTGCCATTACATGCTGATTCACCAGAGTGGTCTTGAGCATCCCCTTGCGGCCGGACAGCAGCTGGATAAAACGCTGTTCATTCATCCGTCTGTCCAGAAGCTCAGGCCCCAAATCGGACAGCTCTTCTTCCGTCTGCTTGGCGGTCAATAAATGCAAATATCCTAATCTTAATCCAATGAAATATAACGTCTGATC
Encoded proteins:
- a CDS encoding Fpg/Nei family DNA glycosylase; protein product: MPEWPEMENYRSLLSGLLLDKEISGVTLNREKSVNLEPEMFKQELIGRKVIFVERRAKYLIFHLDNGRRLLLHLMLGGMLYFGSEEDKPKRNTQIEIQFGDQTLYFIGLRLGYLHLLTAKQTEEELSDLGPELLDRRMNEQRFIQLLSGRKGMLKTTLVNQHVMAGIGNCYADEIAFAAELRPDVKMQDLDEQDLAKLYQAVKVVLTDAAEHGGYMEMPLTAEDKLTGGFNDLCKVYDREGETCVRCGHPIVKTELASRKVFYCANCQHGK